AGGCTTTGCAGATTCCTAGACAAGTTCAGGACAAATAATACAAAAAGCtggaaagtattaaaaaaatgaggatcaaatgaagtgtGATGCAGCAGTATGTGCAGCTGTGTCCCAATGTGCCCAAAgagcatttagcaaaattcaagctTTTGAAAAACAGAAGCCCTCAATGACTAGGATTAAACCGGGCCCAGATGAACCTTTTCCTGAGTTTATGGTCCACCTACAGGTGGCTTTTGAGAGGTCAGTGAATAGAGGAGAAGCCTCCAGCCTCCTTATACAGAAATTGGCAGAGGAGAATGCCCACActataaacatggaaatataacATCCTAGTTTGGGTACCCCAATGGCCTTTCTCAGTTTATAAAGCCCAAATCTTATGTGAAATTATCCAACAACAGTTGGAGGCTGGACATATAGAACCAATGTCCAGCCCATGGATAGTCTGGAAAATTCATAATGCTAGTGGACCTTAGGGCCAGGATATTTATGTTTTGCAGATCCTGATGGGGAAGGCTGCTGGATTCCAGAAAGAAGGACAAGGAGAGTTACCTCTATTAAAATAGGggctgaagaagaagagaaggagataacACAGGAGATGCCCCAAATAGCACCATAACAGAGAGATGACTACCCTTGCCAGACTGGCTTAGTTGGGTCCAACATACTTCCCTTTACTATCCACTTCTATTGTATCCCATGGGTTCTAATGTAGCCATTTTTGTGTTGTTGCTTATTTTGCTTTTGCCTACTTTGCTaggatgttttatatatattttttaaaaaaattctttagaggtgcttatggaagagcttctcatttgtcaacatgagaacatttggtcttattaataaaagagggggagatgtaagggttaaaaagccacTAGAAGTAAGGAATgtagttcaaggcatgtgggaggacctgaggcaCAGGCAAGTCCTacatggaggtggggcatagccccatgaggcggtgtctgacttcaggtaccacgcctccctccttagtgctctcaaagcctagcatgcctctctccttcttctccggccaatcccattatgccaggttcctagaggacctctCCTTCCCTCAGATCCTCAGGgtggtataaatatgtgctatctaagaataaagttctctttcgcttcacccctacctcctgatggtctgtctctgtgggatctgggttggtgcccaaagacgggtaagtgtggcctagccgggCCATTGatggacgggcattaagagtagctctaaggggaacTACAAGGTTAGAGTAGTCCTTAGGGATGTAACAGATGAACTTTGTAGAACCAGTGCTCCAAAGGAATTAAACTATGAGTGAGAAATTGAGAGTGGTGTGCTGGAAGGGGTTGGGGAAAGTATTTGTATGTTCTTGACATGTTTTTGAAGTCAATTTTCTCTTAGGACAGCAAATTGATATTCAGTGGTTAAATGGAACTAGGATTCTAGATGCTGGACCCTAATATGGAGGTGTGATGCAGGAAATGGGGCTTAATCTAATAACAATGAAGACAGAACCCCTCCTATCTTTCAGAGTACCCCAGAACCCTGCTGGTAGATAAAGCAAGCCCATGGACACCAGATCAAACAGTAGAAATTCTCCACAAGATTTCAACCTTGGAAGAAAATTTGGAGTCCATCTTGTGGGGAATgcagagataaggtgaagaacttactggaatgtgtaaagggctagaactgagcaatgcacttggataatgaagcacatgagactaattgccaattggacagttccctattaacttgtttgaaggttgaccctccccagctattctgtgctgacttgattggtgggacaaagaggggggaagTGATGGATGTGGGAGGAGtagtaggaggaagaggaagtgagacacagaagctgactcagtctctcctggtggttgagggaggaaggtgtgtgtgaggtagctaggcctaaccccctgaccttgactgtaaaagatcaagaataaagacgtttagtgatcctgattccagctgatttctgagaagacagagttccagcaggattgtttaaattcttttttggtattttattatttattatttttatgtctctgtgacctgcataagtatgttgtgtgtcagccaatatttacttaaacttaAGATAATTTTACTTGACCTGAAATGGTGAAATTTATCactattcaatgttatcaatatttggACTATCACTTGAATGCTGTTAGCTTAGTAATCTAAAATTTGAAGGTCTGTTGGCACCCATGTCTAAAATTCAATTaaggggagagggcacctatttctcaatgctccccaacttaTCATGTAATTCTTtgtaacagaaaccttccattccaatctctccaaatagcaacaactaaatagatgccttcccctccccttctcaatgctctcttacttgtgatgtaatttcttgtataaaagctatgtatctttagtatttctttagcaACCTTACTGagagctttctcttttcttatctcgCGATGGGacatcctctggaggttttcaataaacaacttttctgccttctactgagtgatctctgagtagtcattttgggtaaggggccttctacatccctcacaatcTCATACCACCTATACCTGTAGAGTAATACCTGGACTACCAGTCATCACCTAGAACATCTTTGAAGAACTCCATCAAAAGGATATCCAAATtgtttgccatctaagggagggggtagggagaaggaggaaaaaaatctgaaacataaggctatgaaagggtcaatgttgtccaATTATCTGggcatgtgttttgaaaacaaaaagcttaaaaaaaaaaaaaaaaaaaaaagaaataaggaaacccAATACCTCCTAAGTCTAATTCTTTCACTCTAGAAAGGAGTTCCCAGTCTTTGGGAACTGTTTCTTTACACTGAACCTAAATTTCTCTGCTGCTTTTACCCAGTGCTCTTATTCCCTTCATTTCCCATATTCCAACAGGCAGGAAGCAGTTGCTGatgacagaatttgaatccaagtcctttgCCTCTAGAGTTAACagttctttccattattccatgAAACTTCTAGACAGTTTTAGTACATCTACTTCCAGGCAGCTCTTCAAATTTCGGGTGAAAGCTTTTATGCCCCATTCTCCTTGTCTTTTTTAAAGTTGAATAGCTTTAGTTCTAGCTGTTGATCAGCATATGGCATGGTCCCCAGTCCTTCCCACTTCCTTCAGTTTGTGGCAATGTCCTTCCTAGAATATGGTGCCCTAAGATGTCATTAAGGGAAATTAGAGAGCATGTGGGGAGTGTGTCTGTTGGGAAAAACTGGGGAGATGAGTGCCCAGAAGTGGCCAACTGAAGTCAGGCGCTTGAGGGATGGTGTTGGCTCTTCCAAAAGAGGGGCACTCGCTGCACCCACCTTCAAGGCCTAGACGTTACATTCTGCCAGGTGGAGTAGGCAGAAATAAGTCCTCTGCCTCTTCTCAACTCTCTCAGAAACATCATCACTAGAAACGAAACCAGTATCCCCAGAAGATCCTGCCAATGTTCTAGCCTCCTGGGACTGTGCCAGGCTTGTTATTTTTCATGTGATGGGCATTTAGATCTCTACTGAAGGCAAAGAAACAGGCAGAATGATACTTATACATACATTTATTGGCATTGGGTAATGGGGAGTGTTAAAATTATCTGCTTCCTTGGGAGGGGAATGGCTCAGTTGTTGGCCAGGGTGTTCTTGATAAAGGGGAGGAACTTGGTAACACGGGCGTACCCAGAAGGCATGCTGGTGGAACACCGAGAACTTGTCCAGGAGGAAATACCAACCAGGGTCCAAGCGCCGTTTTTCTTGCAGACCAGGGGTCCGCCGGAGTCACCCTGAGGAGATGAAACACAAGAGAGGTTGAAAGGATCTGTCAGGTCCCCAAAACACCTCAGGGTGCTATAGGGGAACTAGCAAGATTGTGCCATGGTGAAATATGAAAGACCtagtttttctcagtggttcagtgatccaaagaaatcccagtAAAGTTTggctggaaaatgccatttgcatccagagagagctatgaacactgaatgtaaatcaacacatgctatattttcTTCTggtttattccccccccccctttccttctccccccatGATTTTAGactcagaagacctgaatttggaTCCTGGGGCTGATACTTTGTTGTCATGTGACCAGAGGCTTCATGGGATGGCAAAAAAGGATACCCTTATATGAAGATAacactactttattttttctgcctTAGAAGCTTGTTGGAGCTGTAAGGTGgtatggaaataaatgaaaatgatgaagaagtgAAAGTTCGGTGGCTTATTCCAAGTATTGACATCATGACACCATGAGTAGAGTCTCTCATTATACCACAGAAGCTTGTTTTGAACTTTTCAATtacagaaagggaggaaaatacaaaaataataaagattacatTTATCCAAGTGCTTTTGCCCCTTCAAATGTTTTCATGtctttttctcagttctttttcctccctgaagcaatctgggttaagtgacttggccagagtcacacagctaggaagggttaagtatttgagaccatattttgaactgaggtcctcctgacttcagggctggaacTATAGCCACTGCGTCACCCAGCTACTCCATATGATCTCACTTCTTCCCTGTGACAGGTCACAGAGGGAAGTAGAAAGAATATGGGTATTAATCTccatttggcagatgagaaaaactgagtctGATAAAAGTTTGTGACTGTGTTACGTAATGAGCTTGTAGCATAGCTGAGAGTAGACATCAGCTTTGCGTTTCTTTCTAGTGCAGAAAATGTGGGTGAGCAGTGTAGATTAAGGGGAGATGTGAATGAAGTGGCATCTTGCATGGGGCTGGGAGAACAAGGGAAGACAGAACCTTTCCTGAAAGTCTGATGGAAGTGAGACCTAAGACTTTCAGCAGTGTCACTGACCAGATAAAAGAgaatttttgttcaattgttgtcagtcatatctgacactttgtgaccctatttgcagtcttcttggcaaagatactggagtggttttccattttcttctccaattcattttacagataaggaaactgaggcaagcagggtgaaatGTCTCACCCAGGATCACCTAtctaagtaagtgtctgaatgtAGATTTGACCTGAGATTGCAGGCCCagagctctgtccactgcacAATTAAATCTGTCTAAAAGTAGACTAGGCGGGGACTACCTTTTTATGAGTGGTTTTAATGGAAAGATGGATGACCACTTGTGACAGGCAGTTTGTAGGGAGACTGAAGATGTGTTAGACATACTGAAGTTCCTTTTGTAAGAGTGATTAATGAGGGGGAGGGATGTCATGGAACTGAAGGTGGGAGGGAACTACCAGATTGAGACTGGTTTTGCTACTTATTAAAAGGATACGAATTCATTTGATTTCTTAAACCCTGCTTTCCCCatttataatatagataataagaTCCTTTTCAGGGCAACCCCATCTGTGATTCttaaagagaggagaaaatccAGAGAAGAGAAGGATAGAGAGAAGCAGATACCATGCAGATAGTAACGCCATTGGCTCCAGCACAAATCATGTTGTCTGTAACTGCCTTCCCCCAGACTTTCTTGCATTCAGTATTGGACAACAGGGGCACCTTTGCCTGTTGGAGGATGTTTGGGATACTGtgggctgcagagacaaaagacGGGAGAGTAGGTTAAACAGAGTTGGCGAATTGAACGGGCAGAAGTGGACTGAAGAGTAGGTCAGACTCTTTTCCAAGCTTGGCTCTCCCCTTTTCTCATTCACTTTTGTGAAAGCGTGCTTAAATGTTTTtactctgtatcccaaagaaagcataaaagaagaaaaagggcccatgtgagcaaaaatgtttatagcagctttttgtagtggcaaggaattggaacacgagtggttgtccatcaattggggaatggctgaataaattttggtatatgaaagcaatggaacTTTACTGTTTCTAAAGGAAaggatcagcaggctgattttagacaggcctggaaagactgacatgaactaatgctgagagaaatcagcagaaccaggaatatggTGTGCAGAACCATGGTATGCAGAAACAGCAAGACTGTGCTGTTGTTGAATTAGGAAAgtcctggttcttctcagtggtttggTGATCCAAAGAAATACATGAAACTTTGGATGGGAAATGCCATTCACATGCAGAgggagctatggagactgaatgtaaatcaacacatgctatatacactttttttttctggtttatccctccccccccatgattttccttttttgttctgatttttctctccctacatGATACATAAggaaataggtttttaaaaatgactgtATATGTGTTATTCTGCAGTTCTCAGTGTGTGGGACAATTTTATCCAAAATTAAACTCTCAGGGGCGTCTCAAGGTATAGAGGAAAACCTTTATTCAGGATCTCACCAGAGCCTGGGGTCATCCAAACTCCCAGCAAAAGGGATGTTTTCAGAGCCAGAAGAGAGCCGCTGCCCAGTGCCCACTTGCAACTTTTATACAGAGCAACCCAAGAAAAAGCCCCCACCCACCCCTAGTACCCCTTATATACATTCTGATTGGCTCTAGAGTTCCTGATTAGGAACTGGAATGTTGACAGGCTATAAATCTTTCTTTCCCACCTACAACAGGAATTTTAAGAAGCAAAAACTTAGGCCTGCAAGCTTTATTTACTGTAAGGATgtgttcctgcaaaacaagagaagggaattctaagggccctttaaatgggcggtgccacatcacaacaggagatttgagtggcccagaagtaatctctgtggatataggactgccctgtgggtgggatcctgtacATATTGAGATAGCTACGtgatgggtgacggctctcttgctggttggtgctgtgtgtgtgacctcacaggccctttataagcccactgcagacagcagttgctctctctaacctggcgctctttaacctggttCCCTAGCCTAGGGTAGCTGAGCCCAgttgatggatagctgagagaggtaaggagtttgatagtgaacatgtgggttttcagaccaggtgttcactaaggagttaacaagtcagggcagtaagtcagggcattatgtgagtaggtataataaaggcttttaagattacacatggctgttcttgagtgcgctaccggttattaagctatagattcaagagatcgtggccagagacctttgaaggcctcagaggaggcgagccgggtagagttcacactgtaaaggtcagtggtcaaaggtactctgttaggtctaggacagactggtaatagtaactgctaggagggcatgttacaagtTACATTAGTCAATGGTTATGAGAGATCTTCACTTCAGCTCCTTGCACTTAGcagtttccataattatcctgatccagtcctgactcagtttccctgcttctcagtctTGCAAAACTTCCCCTCCCTCtatatcagaatacttgataaggataaaagatcttctGTTTTAGACTATCAGAAGGTATCTCTCCATCCCAAGCTATTAAAATGTCAGATATTATCTTATCAAGATGTCTCCCCATGTCTGGGGTGCTTCCCCCGATTATGTGATCTCATCTCTAGAGGCTCACCCCACAGAATCCAATTCCACTTTCAGCACCCTGACTCTATCCCTGCCTCAGTCTATCCCCTCAGTTGAgtattattaaatactctctaacctctatcttgcctcagtttctctggcattagaTTTGGAGGCCCCACTCAGATcttagaaaatgagcaggattagagaGAAGAGACCTTTAGGTCTCCTCCTTGGGCCTTGGGGTGGCTGGGGATCTGCATTCTTAGCCAGGAGAGGCTAGCCCCCTGCATTTTTTCCAGAGCCTCCAGGAATGAACAATTTCCAGTCCCAACTGTGCCTGAAGCCCAACAGTGGACACACCCATTTCTGCACAAGAGAGTAAGTCTGTCTGAGGATACTTTGGGTAGTATGAGTCTCTTCAGTTCTGTATGCATGTGCTAGCACCTGGATTCCCAGGTTTATGAAATGCTGACGGGCATAAATTCTGGGCATGGTGTCCCTGGACGCAGAGGACACTACCTAGTGCTAAGACAGACCTGGCTCTGTGTGCCAGTTGGCACAGCTCTGGGCATTCCAGAGTATAAGTCTGGGGGTCTTTTTTAAGACACCATctggcttaaaaaaagaaaaaaaagaaaaagctcagtttggattctgggagggagcCAACTgaagttccttaattagtatctCAGCATTTTGATATTAGGTCTCCAATAGTTGTCTGCCTTGCTCTAactgcataatctgctcagaaatctgtctccTCATAGAAGCTCCTGTTCCAGAGAGAGGGggcaggtggagctactccagacCCCACTATTCccctgacagacttggggtgTCCTCTTAGGGCAGTAGGACTGTCTCTAGCACTGCTACTcagcagaggctgagtttaaTGCCAAATGGccacagacctaactcacagtgaattgtccatctcaaactggattctctggctgagatgccccaaCCACAGAGGACCTGAACAGGGAGGCCTGTGTGACtccctaaatgaggaatgctgctgataactctggggttatcagggagagactgatccttgccataagtccttgcatgTTTCTAGTTTTACTTTGGTTTGTTTGCTTTACATAGGGTTGATCAAAATTCATGCTAAGACCTTCTAGGAAGAggattcaatgatttgaatattcagaagagaaagaCTGTGGAATGTTATGCCACGGTTCTCAGTTTCATAATTATcatgacccagtcctgactcagtttccctgcttctcagtcctggaaaacctcccctccctctttatcagaatatttgataaggataaaagatcttctGTTTtagaatagcagaatgcctctccccatcccagctACTAAAATGGCAGATACCATTTTATTAAGATGCCTCTCCTCATATCTGGAGTGCCTCCCCCTTGATTATGTCATCTCATATCTGGAGGCTCACTCACCTTATCAGATCCTGTTCCAGCTCTCAGCACCCTGAGtgtgcccctgcctcagtctaccccctgagtctgagccacctGTGTATATCGGTCATTGAATACtgtcattgtttgctggattcttggggACAGTCTCATTCACCCTGGGACCAAAATATGGATCCATTTTGTCCCAGTCAAtgtctcccatttaataaattattaaatactctctaatctctatcctgcctcagtttctccagcattacatttgtataacacaaaaaatggttttttttacatgtaattgggggaaataaaaatttaaaataaacattttttaaaaacattttttaaaatttgggaaatcaaattctaatttctaaaaacacattcataaaacaaatattggttctgaaaaaaaaacattatctgACATGCCTTCCTCCTCTCAGCAGAGAGGAGACAGGCTGAGGTCTACAGggacaaaattatattttcattgttaAATTAGGTCACTGTAGATAgtatttttgcttaattgttttcttctgttgCAAGGAGGCATGAAAATTAGGGCATGGGAGGGAGAGCAGAGAGCAATACATCCAAACTAATATATCAATatgacttaaaaaataataataaccctaTCGGAAAACATATGCATTGCTTACAGgtatattgaaaacaaaattggATTGAACACACAGAGAAGAAATTGGAAAGAGACAAGGAGCAAATGTGGATCTTATTTGTATAAAGGTTATACTAAATAACCTTAAATATAAGCAATTTgatgtttataatttttacaattacaattatataaattttacaattattttattgaaatccTATTATAATTAAATCCAGGTTGAACACCTAAGTCCTGGATTTGCTTCTGATATTTTGTGATGATTGCAAGTGAACCAGGAACTCTTACAAATTGTTTGAACAAATGGATTTGAAAGGGGGCAGTCAGCAGGTACTAGAAGGATTCTTTAAAACATCCACACCCAGAGGCTACCCAAaaaggttttgatttttttgtttatgcTGAGCTTGATGCCTTAAGTTTATGGAAGGTGTTTTGCTATTTAATTAAAAACTACTGGGTGAAAGTAAAGTCAGTCTAAAAAAGTTGACATTTTTAGAAAGCactaataaatgtgttttttagttctcagacaaaataaaatccatattCTTATAGGTTGGGGTATGTGAATTGGACTAAGAGGTCTTAATTGTAAACAAACTAACTCACAGTGCTATGGAAGGTATCGAAGTATCTAGTGCCCAGCAAGCTCATTTCACACTCACCATTGTACTTGGTCATGCCCCAGCCACTTATTGCACATTGAGTGCCTGCGGGGAAGTCATCATTGACACTGGGTAGGCAGACAGGGGACACATTCTTCTGGAAGCGGACAGGTCTGGCCAGTTTCAACAGGGTAATGTCATTGTTAAGACTGACACTGTCAAAATTTCTGTTGATGAAGAcctgaaaggaagagaagagagtgagaccctcccccccatccccaaACCTTCATTGGCACCTCCTAGTGCCTCAGAATTAGGAGGAATTCAAAGGTAACCCAGCCAAGCTAAATGTCTGGAGGAATCCCCTCTATGGCCTTCCTGACAACTGTTATCCAGACTTTCCCTGAAGATTTCTGATGATGAGGGACTCACTACCTCACAACAACACCAACTCCACTTTTACTACTTCTTTATTATTGAGTCATTTGGGTCAccttcatttaggattttcttggcaaaaagaatgaaatgatctatcatttccttttctagctccttttccaaatgaggaaactgagacaaactgagtcacagctaggaagtttctgaggccGAGGTTGAACTTGGGAGGAGGACACCAGACCTtgcactccatccactgcaccaccagctGCCCTGCTCATGGCTAGAACAGGCagtagctgggatttgaacccagccaTTGAATCCAGTCCAAGAACAGCTGTTTTCAACTTTGCTTTTCTGCTTAAGTCTCTTctaccttcccctcccctccaaaaagaAGCAGCTTTCCCCCAG
The DNA window shown above is from Sminthopsis crassicaudata isolate SCR6 chromosome 2, ASM4859323v1, whole genome shotgun sequence and carries:
- the LOC141554268 gene encoding chymotrypsinogen B-like is translated as MAFLQLLSCLAFVAAVSGCGVPDIKPILSNMLRIANGKNAVPGSWPWQVSLQRRGAHFCGGSIINKNWVVTAAHCKVKRTDRVVAGRHNMRSHRENIQVLKIAQVFINRNFDSVSLNNDITLLKLARPVRFQKNVSPVCLPSVNDDFPAGTQCAISGWGMTKYNAHSIPNILQQAKVPLLSNTECKKVWGKAVTDNMICAGANGVTICMGDSGGPLVCKKNGAWTLVGISSWTSSRCSTSMPSGYARVTKFLPFIKNTLANN